Proteins encoded in a region of the Methanomassiliicoccales archaeon genome:
- a CDS encoding Ppx/GppA phosphatase family protein produces MGFEAKTVSFIDIGTNSVRTAVVRLNPNHSYTILSRQKQVVRLGENEFQEHELIPQAMERCVMVCKRFAEMGRAFGAQEFVAVTTSATREARNQSFFLEKLKVETGLEVRVISGREEARLIHLGVGSALDLSGRPGLFIDIGGGSTEIAIGNGKEHMYLDSLKLGAIRLTSLFVPLDDEGAVYPERYALMKKSVKSEIVRTVQRVRKYKVGAVVGSSGTILNLWEMATKSSNGGQKDSRLSLGRLKRTIAMLCSLPLKERRQVPGINPERADIIIGGAAILETLMEEMGLEEIQVSERGLLDGMLEDYLSQIEGFPQYQRMSVREGSVLQLGRSCGVDEVHSATIRRLALELFDTAKEEGLHELSDRDRELLQYAAYLHDVGDFISFNNHHAHSYYIIRNAELLGFDQKEIVLMANLAKFHRKKLPGKKSEDLDGVEGSSKEELVLMASLLRLAESLDRSHCGLILHARFVNADEEEAMLEVTTNGDCQLETWGVESQAKAFKKAFDRDLVLRFRAATPLDPSS; encoded by the coding sequence GTGGGGTTCGAGGCCAAGACCGTCTCCTTCATAGACATCGGCACCAACTCCGTGCGCACCGCGGTGGTCCGACTCAATCCCAATCATTCGTATACCATCCTATCCAGGCAGAAGCAGGTGGTGCGCCTGGGCGAGAACGAGTTCCAGGAGCACGAGCTCATCCCCCAGGCGATGGAGCGCTGCGTGATGGTATGCAAGCGCTTCGCCGAGATGGGACGAGCCTTCGGAGCGCAGGAGTTCGTGGCCGTGACCACCTCCGCCACCAGGGAGGCAAGGAACCAGTCGTTCTTCCTGGAGAAGTTGAAGGTGGAGACAGGGCTGGAGGTCCGGGTCATCTCCGGTCGAGAAGAGGCCAGGCTCATCCATTTGGGCGTGGGAAGCGCCCTGGATCTGTCCGGCAGGCCAGGTCTTTTCATCGACATCGGCGGCGGAAGCACGGAGATTGCCATCGGCAATGGAAAAGAGCACATGTACCTGGACAGCCTGAAGCTGGGGGCGATCCGCCTCACCTCGCTCTTCGTTCCCCTCGACGACGAGGGGGCAGTGTACCCGGAGAGATACGCTCTGATGAAGAAGTCCGTCAAGAGCGAGATCGTGCGCACCGTGCAGCGCGTGCGCAAGTACAAGGTGGGAGCGGTCGTGGGATCGAGCGGCACCATCCTCAACCTATGGGAGATGGCCACCAAATCCTCCAACGGCGGACAGAAGGACAGCCGGCTAAGCCTCGGCCGATTGAAAAGGACCATCGCCATGCTCTGCTCCCTGCCCCTCAAGGAAAGGAGGCAGGTGCCGGGCATCAACCCGGAGCGGGCGGACATCATCATTGGCGGGGCGGCCATCCTTGAGACCCTCATGGAGGAAATGGGCCTGGAAGAGATCCAGGTGAGCGAGAGGGGTCTCCTCGACGGCATGCTGGAGGATTACCTTTCGCAGATCGAAGGCTTCCCGCAGTATCAGCGCATGAGCGTGCGCGAAGGAAGCGTGCTCCAGCTCGGCCGTTCCTGCGGCGTCGACGAGGTGCACTCCGCCACGATAAGGCGCTTGGCGCTGGAACTCTTCGACACCGCGAAGGAGGAAGGATTGCACGAACTGAGCGACAGGGACAGAGAACTGCTCCAGTACGCTGCCTACCTGCACGATGTGGGGGATTTCATCTCCTTCAACAATCACCATGCTCACTCCTACTACATCATCCGTAACGCCGAACTCCTCGGCTTCGACCAGAAGGAGATCGTGCTCATGGCCAATCTGGCCAAGTTCCACCGCAAGAAGCTGCCGGGGAAGAAGAGCGAGGACCTGGACGGGGTGGAAGGGAGTTCGAAAGAGGAACTGGTGCTCATGGCCTCACTCCTGCGCCTGGCCGAGAGCCTGGACCGCTCCCACTGCGGTCTGATCCTGCACGCCCGCTTCGTGAACGCCGACGAGGAGGAGGCGATGCTGGAGGTGACCACGAACGGCGATTGCCAGCTGGAGACCTGGGGAGTCGAATCTCAGGCGAAGGCGTTCAAGAAGGCGTTCGATCGGGACCTGGTGCTCCGTTTTCGAGCCGCCACCCCCCTCGATCCCTCTTCCTAG
- a CDS encoding fibrillarin-like rRNA/tRNA 2'-O-methyltransferase — MGAQEKDIRELEVRGVYTDGERLYTRNSAPGDRVYGERLVNWDDIELREWVPHRSKLAAYLRLGGKRFPFHEGSRVLYLGAASGTTASHVADVCSQGRVYCVEFSQRSFRELVPVCETRKNMVPILGDATKPTEYKFIVDRVDIVYQDVAQKNQASILMKNMQEFSAPSGMLAIKARSEDVTLDPRKVFERARSELSSRGFKVLEVVELERFEKDHAMMVVERT, encoded by the coding sequence ATGGGAGCGCAGGAAAAGGACATCCGGGAGCTGGAGGTTAGAGGCGTCTACACCGACGGCGAGAGGCTGTACACGCGCAACTCCGCCCCGGGAGATCGCGTCTACGGTGAAAGACTGGTCAATTGGGATGACATCGAACTGAGGGAGTGGGTGCCGCACCGAAGCAAGCTGGCCGCCTACCTGAGATTGGGAGGTAAGCGCTTCCCATTTCACGAGGGGTCGCGCGTCCTCTATCTGGGAGCGGCGAGCGGCACCACCGCCAGCCACGTGGCCGACGTGTGCTCGCAAGGAAGGGTCTACTGCGTGGAGTTCTCCCAGCGCTCCTTCCGCGAGCTGGTCCCGGTGTGCGAGACCAGGAAGAACATGGTGCCCATCCTGGGGGACGCCACCAAGCCCACCGAGTATAAGTTCATAGTGGACCGGGTGGATATCGTCTATCAGGACGTGGCCCAGAAGAACCAGGCCTCCATCCTGATGAAGAACATGCAGGAGTTCTCCGCCCCTTCAGGCATGCTGGCGATCAAGGCCCGCAGCGAGGATGTGACCCTCGATCCCAGAAAGGTGTTCGAGCGGGCGCGGAGCGAGCTGAGCAGCCGGGGATTCAAGGTGCTTGAGGTGGTAGAGTTGGAGAGATTCGAGAAAGACCACGCGATGATGGTGGTGGAACGGACATGA
- the glmM gene encoding phosphoglucosamine mutase has translation MTLFGSSGIRGVVGRDFTADLALRIGLAVGSEHPRMVVGNDPRTSGDMVRSALVAGANAAGAQVALAGMMPTPTLARATKGFDCGLMVTASHNPAEYNGVKMWNPDGSAFDTEQMQRIEDRLDGSDFDRKDWRGVGNTYPLEGAVERHIEAVLGSVEGSRSKVVLDCGCGAASLVSPYVLRGMGCDLLTINCQPDGHFPGRGPEPTEEELQDLKNVVVSRGAQMGIAHDGDGDRMVAVDRRGRMVDGDKLLALFAYIAQAGDVVAPVDASMVLDDIVKGRVIRTRVGDVYVAEALKKHGAGFGGEPSGTFIFPSQTYCPDGILAAAILVSMVGDGDLAEMVDALPSYPVARRSYPFPPEKRREVESRLLEEMTSLDCDELTQVDGFRAQFADGWILLRLSGTEPKLRMAAEARSQEELGRMIALAEDIARSCIR, from the coding sequence ATGACGCTTTTCGGTTCTTCGGGCATCCGGGGAGTGGTGGGGAGGGATTTCACCGCCGATCTGGCTCTAAGGATCGGCCTGGCCGTGGGCAGCGAGCACCCTCGCATGGTCGTTGGCAATGACCCTCGAACCAGCGGGGACATGGTCCGGAGCGCGCTGGTGGCGGGGGCGAACGCCGCAGGGGCGCAGGTGGCTCTCGCAGGCATGATGCCCACGCCGACTCTGGCCCGGGCGACCAAGGGCTTCGATTGTGGCCTGATGGTCACCGCCTCCCACAATCCGGCCGAGTACAACGGGGTCAAGATGTGGAACCCCGACGGATCGGCCTTCGACACGGAGCAGATGCAGCGAATCGAAGATAGACTGGACGGCAGCGATTTCGACCGAAAGGATTGGAGAGGAGTGGGGAACACATACCCTCTAGAAGGAGCGGTGGAAAGGCATATCGAGGCAGTGCTGGGGAGCGTGGAAGGTTCCCGCTCCAAGGTCGTGTTGGATTGCGGCTGTGGCGCTGCCTCCCTCGTCTCTCCGTACGTGCTCCGGGGCATGGGTTGCGACCTGCTCACAATCAACTGCCAACCTGACGGTCATTTTCCTGGACGGGGGCCAGAGCCGACCGAGGAAGAGCTCCAGGACCTCAAGAACGTGGTCGTTTCCCGGGGAGCCCAGATGGGCATCGCCCACGATGGAGATGGCGACCGCATGGTGGCCGTGGACCGCCGGGGCCGCATGGTGGACGGGGACAAGCTCCTGGCGCTCTTCGCCTACATCGCCCAGGCAGGGGACGTCGTGGCCCCGGTGGACGCTTCCATGGTCCTGGACGACATCGTCAAGGGGAGGGTGATCCGCACCCGGGTGGGGGACGTGTACGTGGCCGAGGCGTTGAAGAAGCATGGTGCCGGTTTCGGCGGCGAACCTTCGGGAACTTTCATCTTCCCTAGCCAGACCTATTGCCCCGACGGCATCCTGGCGGCCGCGATTTTGGTCTCGATGGTAGGGGACGGGGACTTGGCGGAGATGGTGGATGCGCTTCCCTCCTATCCCGTGGCTCGTCGCTCTTATCCCTTCCCGCCGGAGAAACGCAGGGAGGTGGAGAGCAGACTGTTGGAGGAAATGACCTCCTTGGACTGCGACGAGCTCACCCAGGTGGACGGGTTCCGGGCCCAGTTCGCCGATGGCTGGATACTCCTCCGGCTCTCCGGGACCGAGCCGAAGTTGAGGATGGCCGCAGAGGCCAGGAGCCAAGAGGAGCTGGGAAGGATGATCGCTCTGGCCGAGGATATCGCAAGGAGCTGCATCAGATGA
- a CDS encoding PEP-utilizing enzyme: MALGKIEKKDLDQVGGKAGNLSSMAEAGFPVPEGFVIPIGTYNKFLEKLGLGERISSMLENVDYDDEESVAAASKRIREAILTAEVEFWVRKEFGGQFEEMGPGTLWAVRSSAVAEDLPEASFAGQQDTFLNVRTESVPDFVKRCWASYYNDRAMAYRYNAGIPQTGGGIAVIVQRMVNARSSGILFTQDPRNQDDKHIMIESSFGLGEAIVSGIVAPDHFKVERKSGKVGHREISKKTRAIYLFQERVGAVDVELEMQNAPSLTDAEAQQLAEMGLRLEQLFASPQDIEWAIEGDDIYLLQSRPITTLGKGDEMLWTRGYGDEYWSDVTSPLFFSTLGDYLTRIVNHEGAAIMGYKDLVHIELLRLHKGHVYFNTEVLEQVFTYNPRFSRTKELLNYFPERDQERIAQARAKLLARLWAEVRIALKDTDGMINKTDKAYKRWAAGFMVTCQEFDATDVGKLSDAELEKLHRDFEKAFRKHYELIRYGMVTHSIGTNLIIKRLLTDWLDDRSGELYSKLISGLPDNKTIKTNIALAKLAAAAKREPLVLEYLNQLRPASFLQVVREDHRFRGFRMELDHFLAEYGVRSHTRELFFPRWGDDPTLVVEIVKSLAAASDIDLERMEREKIQERLRTEEEVFRKLRRLKGGMVKRPLFKLVLKYAQTYLEFRENQRFYLDHILFRQRRLFMDFGRRFQERGWTDLQEDIFFLSQEEIFHVTKEGKADVKGEVQRRRKEFERWKHRLPPKFLKGKVEFDDTLVKQGDLLKIVGTSSSPGIAKARIRVVSSIEHLSEVQEGEILVTSNTDPSWTAVFSKISGLVTETGGILSHGAVVSREYGIPAVTAVKNATKILKTGQEVTLDGNDGIIYLEEMRN, translated from the coding sequence ATGGCCCTGGGGAAGATCGAGAAGAAGGACCTGGACCAGGTCGGCGGGAAGGCAGGCAACCTGTCCTCCATGGCCGAGGCCGGGTTCCCGGTGCCCGAGGGCTTCGTCATCCCTATTGGCACGTACAACAAGTTCCTGGAGAAGCTGGGCTTGGGGGAGCGCATCTCTTCCATGCTGGAGAACGTGGACTACGACGACGAGGAGAGCGTGGCCGCCGCCTCCAAGCGCATCCGGGAGGCCATTCTGACCGCAGAGGTGGAGTTCTGGGTGCGCAAAGAGTTCGGGGGACAGTTCGAGGAAATGGGCCCGGGGACGCTGTGGGCGGTGCGCTCCTCGGCGGTGGCGGAGGATTTGCCGGAGGCATCTTTCGCCGGGCAGCAGGACACCTTCCTGAACGTGCGCACGGAGAGCGTACCAGATTTCGTCAAGCGCTGTTGGGCCTCTTACTACAATGACCGAGCTATGGCCTACCGGTACAATGCGGGCATTCCCCAGACCGGGGGAGGCATAGCGGTCATAGTGCAGCGCATGGTGAACGCTCGCTCTTCGGGCATACTGTTCACCCAGGACCCCCGGAACCAGGATGACAAGCACATCATGATCGAATCCTCCTTCGGCCTGGGGGAGGCGATCGTCTCCGGCATAGTCGCCCCAGACCACTTCAAGGTGGAAAGGAAATCGGGCAAGGTCGGCCACCGAGAGATTTCCAAGAAGACCAGGGCCATCTACCTCTTCCAAGAACGCGTGGGAGCGGTGGATGTCGAGCTGGAAATGCAGAACGCTCCCTCGCTCACCGACGCGGAAGCGCAGCAACTGGCGGAAATGGGTTTGCGCCTAGAGCAGCTCTTCGCCTCCCCCCAGGACATCGAATGGGCCATTGAAGGGGACGATATCTATCTGCTCCAGTCCAGGCCCATCACCACCTTGGGGAAAGGGGATGAGATGCTCTGGACCCGCGGTTACGGGGACGAGTACTGGTCCGATGTCACCTCGCCCCTCTTCTTCTCCACTCTGGGAGACTATCTCACCAGGATTGTCAATCACGAGGGCGCGGCCATCATGGGCTACAAGGACCTGGTACACATCGAGCTTCTGCGGCTGCACAAAGGCCACGTCTACTTCAACACCGAGGTGCTGGAGCAGGTCTTCACCTACAACCCTCGATTCTCGCGCACCAAGGAGCTCCTGAACTACTTCCCGGAGAGGGACCAGGAGAGGATCGCCCAGGCCAGGGCCAAGCTCCTTGCCCGCCTCTGGGCGGAGGTGCGCATCGCCCTCAAGGACACGGACGGCATGATCAACAAGACCGACAAGGCGTACAAGCGGTGGGCGGCCGGGTTCATGGTCACCTGCCAGGAGTTCGATGCAACGGACGTGGGAAAGCTCTCGGATGCCGAGCTGGAGAAGCTGCACCGGGACTTCGAGAAGGCTTTCCGCAAGCACTACGAGCTCATCCGTTACGGCATGGTGACGCATTCCATCGGAACCAACCTCATCATCAAACGGCTGCTGACCGACTGGCTCGATGACCGTTCAGGGGAGCTGTACTCCAAGCTCATCTCCGGGCTGCCGGACAACAAGACCATCAAGACCAACATCGCCCTGGCCAAGCTGGCCGCGGCGGCCAAGAGGGAACCGCTGGTGCTGGAGTATCTGAACCAGCTCCGACCCGCCTCCTTCCTGCAAGTGGTGCGGGAGGACCATCGCTTCAGGGGCTTTCGGATGGAGCTGGACCATTTCCTGGCCGAGTACGGGGTGCGCTCCCATACCCGGGAGCTGTTCTTCCCCCGCTGGGGCGACGATCCTACGCTGGTGGTGGAGATCGTCAAGTCCCTGGCCGCCGCTTCGGACATCGACCTCGAGCGCATGGAGCGGGAGAAGATCCAGGAACGGCTCCGCACCGAGGAAGAGGTGTTCCGGAAGCTCCGACGTTTGAAGGGGGGGATGGTCAAGAGGCCGCTGTTCAAGCTGGTGCTCAAGTATGCCCAGACATACCTGGAGTTCCGGGAGAACCAGAGGTTCTACCTGGACCACATCCTCTTCCGCCAGAGAAGGCTGTTCATGGATTTCGGTCGGCGTTTCCAGGAACGCGGCTGGACCGACCTGCAGGAGGATATTTTCTTCCTTAGCCAGGAGGAGATCTTCCACGTTACCAAGGAAGGCAAGGCGGATGTGAAAGGCGAGGTGCAGCGGCGCCGCAAGGAGTTCGAACGCTGGAAGCACCGCCTCCCGCCCAAGTTCCTCAAGGGCAAGGTGGAGTTCGACGACACGCTGGTCAAGCAAGGCGATCTCCTCAAGATTGTGGGCACCTCCTCCTCCCCGGGCATCGCCAAGGCCAGGATAAGGGTGGTGAGCTCCATCGAGCATCTGTCCGAGGTGCAGGAGGGCGAGATCCTGGTCACCTCGAACACCGATCCCAGTTGGACGGCGGTATTCTCCAAGATTAGCGGTCTGGTCACTGAGACCGGGGGCATCCTGTCCCACGGAGCGGTCGTTTCCCGGGAATACGGCATTCCCGCGGTCACCGCGGTCAAGAACGCGACCAAAATCTTAAAAACGGGGCAGGAGGTAACCCTCGACGGTAATGATGGAATTATCTATCTAGAGGAGATGCGAAATTGA
- a CDS encoding 3'-phosphoesterase has product MASLVSMPLEEYRAKRDFLRTPEPQGQVDQEKGIFVVQEHHASHLHYDFRFELGDVLKSWAVPKGVPEEPKVKRLAVETEDHPLQYGGFEGTIPEGEYGAGTVKIWDKGRCAVLELGPDRYVLELTGTRLAGRYALIRFKGKENKAKNWLIMKLSPSPRDRAKALAPSQGNEKDQKNER; this is encoded by the coding sequence ATGGCAAGCCTGGTCAGCATGCCATTGGAGGAGTACCGGGCCAAGCGCGATTTCCTGAGGACGCCGGAGCCGCAGGGACAGGTCGATCAGGAGAAAGGGATCTTCGTGGTCCAAGAACATCACGCCTCCCACCTCCACTACGACTTCCGCTTCGAGCTCGGCGATGTACTGAAGAGCTGGGCCGTGCCCAAGGGAGTGCCGGAAGAACCGAAGGTCAAGAGGCTGGCGGTGGAGACGGAGGACCACCCTCTGCAATACGGAGGCTTCGAAGGGACGATCCCGGAGGGCGAGTACGGCGCCGGTACGGTCAAGATATGGGATAAGGGACGCTGTGCGGTCCTGGAGCTTGGACCGGACCGCTACGTCCTAGAACTGACCGGAACTCGCCTAGCGGGCCGCTACGCCCTCATACGGTTCAAGGGGAAGGAGAACAAGGCGAAGAATTGGCTCATCATGAAGCTCTCGCCTTCTCCACGAGATAGAGCTAAGGCGCTCGCTCCGTCCCAGGGAAATGAAAAGGATCAGAAAAATGAAAGATGA
- a CDS encoding CHAD domain-containing protein, with product MYGDEGFCALCSKVLPPLIDAVEKESVGTNENDDVECVHRMRVASRRMRSALSIFEPCFPGKRAKAWKIEMKAVTEALGEARDADVQIIFLVERMAITEDKTLAPGLRYLLEKKRRRRRALQPGLEKALNELRLHGVLEDIGSLLTDSEKRDASSLCTPSTLRQADEHVSRRVSELRGHEESVHDPDAILEHHAMRIAAKRLRYTLEAFRLAFEDELRDEISRIKRLQELLGEMHDCDVWIAETAAVLQNEKKKDGGTRLAAARPGIESLLEDRKKERTRLYAEFVAYWVSLVKSDFFPSLLRKVQSERVVPVAKQKLTEEQTLEKVWAVAGRYLPDEGHTRQVTRLALLIFERTRDLHGLVEKERRLLHWAAVLHDVGWVEGRQGHHRASMRIILEEAELPFSERERNIVALIARYHRKRMPGEEDEIYVQMRKAERRTVEMLAALLRVADGLDRTHRGLVKDVQVHVTDEEVLLSISSAEEAKEEQEEALKKGDLFVRTFAKRLRLAREG from the coding sequence ATGTACGGGGATGAAGGTTTCTGCGCCCTTTGCTCCAAAGTGCTGCCTCCGCTGATCGATGCAGTGGAGAAGGAGTCCGTCGGGACGAACGAGAACGACGATGTGGAGTGCGTGCATCGTATGCGGGTGGCTTCCCGAAGGATGCGTTCCGCCCTCTCCATCTTCGAACCTTGCTTCCCTGGCAAGAGGGCAAAGGCCTGGAAGATCGAGATGAAAGCGGTCACTGAGGCGTTGGGGGAGGCCCGGGACGCTGACGTGCAGATCATTTTCCTGGTCGAGCGGATGGCCATCACCGAGGATAAGACGCTCGCGCCTGGCTTGAGATACCTCCTGGAAAAGAAGCGAAGACGGAGGAGAGCGCTTCAGCCGGGGCTGGAGAAGGCACTGAATGAGCTACGCCTCCACGGCGTCCTGGAGGATATCGGGTCTCTGCTGACAGATTCGGAGAAGAGAGACGCTTCATCACTCTGCACCCCCTCCACCCTGCGCCAGGCGGATGAGCACGTATCAAGACGGGTCTCGGAGCTTCGAGGACACGAGGAGAGCGTGCACGACCCCGATGCCATCCTGGAACATCACGCCATGCGCATCGCCGCCAAGCGGTTGCGCTATACCTTGGAGGCTTTCCGTTTGGCGTTCGAGGATGAGCTGCGGGATGAGATCTCTCGGATCAAGCGCCTTCAGGAACTGCTGGGAGAGATGCACGATTGTGATGTCTGGATCGCGGAGACCGCCGCCGTTCTACAGAATGAGAAGAAGAAAGACGGTGGAACTAGGTTAGCCGCCGCCAGGCCAGGCATCGAATCCCTTCTTGAGGACCGGAAGAAAGAAAGAACGAGGCTCTACGCCGAGTTCGTGGCATATTGGGTGTCCCTGGTCAAGTCCGACTTCTTCCCCTCGCTCCTCCGAAAAGTGCAGAGTGAGCGAGTCGTTCCCGTCGCCAAGCAGAAGCTGACCGAGGAACAGACGCTGGAGAAGGTGTGGGCCGTTGCTGGCAGGTACTTGCCGGACGAAGGGCACACCAGGCAGGTCACCCGGCTCGCGTTGCTGATCTTCGAGCGCACCCGGGACCTGCACGGTCTTGTGGAGAAGGAAAGAAGGCTGCTGCATTGGGCGGCGGTGCTGCATGATGTCGGATGGGTGGAGGGAAGGCAGGGACATCACCGGGCATCGATGCGTATCATCCTAGAGGAGGCGGAGCTGCCTTTCTCAGAGCGGGAAAGGAATATCGTCGCCCTGATCGCGCGCTACCACCGGAAGCGGATGCCTGGAGAGGAAGACGAAATCTATGTCCAGATGAGGAAGGCCGAGCGGCGTACGGTGGAAATGCTGGCCGCGCTCCTTCGGGTGGCGGACGGCCTGGACCGCACTCATCGGGGACTGGTCAAGGACGTGCAGGTGCATGTGACCGATGAGGAAGTGCTGTTGAGCATTTCATCTGCTGAAGAGGCGAAAGAGGAGCAAGAGGAAGCGCTGAAGAAGGGAGACTTGTTCGTTCGGACGTTCGCCAAGCGCCTTCGCCTCGCCAGGGAGGGATGA
- a CDS encoding NAD(+)/NADH kinase — protein MRFGLTANVEIPDGPRLAKVAIEALRGKELVLEKEIARRFGQKGARLEDMDVDIMLAVGGDGTILRALQKNEAPIFGINAGDLGFLTEVAEDMIVEGLERVQRGDYMLDERIKLKTTVGGKRLKDATNETVVHTAHIAKIRHFQVYVDDQLASEVRADGIIVSTPTGSTCYAMSVGAPILDPRLDALVIAPMAPFKFAGRPTVVPASSDIRLEVIRPKPCVLVVDGQEEVQMSGEDCVHFTVSESKARFVSFGRSFYTKTREKLMGGPC, from the coding sequence GTGAGGTTCGGGCTGACAGCCAACGTGGAGATCCCGGACGGACCGAGGCTGGCCAAGGTGGCCATCGAGGCGTTGCGGGGCAAGGAATTGGTCCTGGAGAAGGAGATTGCCCGCCGTTTCGGCCAGAAGGGCGCGCGCCTCGAGGATATGGATGTGGACATCATGCTCGCCGTGGGCGGGGACGGCACCATCCTCCGAGCGCTGCAGAAGAACGAGGCGCCCATCTTCGGCATCAACGCCGGCGATTTGGGGTTCCTTACCGAGGTGGCCGAGGACATGATAGTGGAAGGCCTGGAGCGCGTCCAGCGGGGCGACTACATGCTGGATGAGAGGATCAAGCTCAAGACCACCGTAGGGGGCAAGAGGCTGAAGGACGCCACCAATGAGACGGTGGTGCACACCGCCCACATCGCCAAGATCCGCCATTTCCAGGTGTACGTGGACGACCAGCTGGCCAGCGAGGTGCGGGCGGACGGCATCATCGTCTCCACGCCCACTGGGTCCACCTGCTACGCCATGTCCGTTGGAGCACCGATCCTAGACCCGAGACTGGACGCCCTGGTCATCGCGCCGATGGCACCTTTCAAGTTCGCCGGTCGGCCGACGGTGGTGCCGGCCAGCAGCGACATCCGCCTAGAGGTCATCCGGCCCAAGCCCTGCGTGCTGGTGGTCGACGGGCAAGAGGAGGTGCAGATGTCCGGCGAGGACTGCGTCCATTTCACCGTCTCCGAGAGCAAGGCGCGCTTCGTGAGCTTCGGACGGTCGTTCTACACCAAAACGCGAGAGAAGCTGATGGGCGGTCCATGCTAG
- a CDS encoding sugar phosphate nucleotidyltransferase, producing the protein MKAIILAAGEGTRLRPLTSNIPKPLLLVAGKPFLTHVLEALKEAGVSEVSILVGWKANRIKEFYGDGSVLGMKIAYMEQKDRLGTADAVRYAKGLGDGPFICLNGDVVVSGSDLKAMRALNERTGSTVMGAVEVENPTSFGVIEERNGKLVKIIEKPKRPSSHLINAGMFVFNPDIFEAIDQIGRSPRGEYEITDALNLLSAKREVELYRLATEWIDVGRPWDLLRANEIFMSRLERKVEGEVEENVVLRNNVVVEKGAKIRSGSYVMGPAYISKDCDIGPNCYIRPGCCFGPGVRIGAAVEVKNSIVMANAHIPHHNYVGDSIIGERCNLGAGTKVANLRFDDRNVRVSFDGHIIDSGRKKLGVIMGDDVKTGINSMIDAGTIVHENAVIGPGAMARGNIGPGARVL; encoded by the coding sequence ATGAAGGCCATCATCTTGGCGGCGGGGGAAGGCACGAGGCTGCGTCCGCTCACCTCCAATATTCCCAAGCCGCTGCTGCTGGTGGCCGGGAAACCTTTCCTGACCCATGTGCTGGAAGCATTGAAGGAGGCGGGAGTGAGCGAGGTCTCCATCCTGGTGGGGTGGAAGGCCAACCGCATCAAGGAGTTCTATGGGGACGGCTCCGTTCTAGGAATGAAGATCGCCTACATGGAGCAGAAGGACCGCCTGGGCACCGCGGACGCGGTGCGCTATGCGAAAGGGCTGGGAGACGGTCCGTTCATCTGCCTGAACGGGGACGTGGTGGTCTCAGGTAGCGATCTGAAGGCCATGAGGGCGCTGAACGAGAGGACCGGCTCAACGGTCATGGGAGCGGTGGAGGTGGAGAACCCCACCAGCTTCGGAGTGATCGAGGAGCGCAACGGCAAGCTGGTGAAGATCATCGAGAAGCCCAAGCGCCCGTCCAGCCATCTCATCAACGCCGGCATGTTCGTTTTCAATCCGGACATCTTCGAAGCGATCGACCAGATAGGCAGGTCGCCACGAGGGGAGTACGAGATCACCGATGCCCTGAACCTTCTGAGCGCGAAGCGGGAGGTGGAACTGTATCGTCTCGCCACGGAATGGATCGACGTGGGTCGGCCCTGGGACCTGCTGCGGGCGAACGAGATATTCATGAGCCGCCTGGAGAGGAAGGTGGAAGGCGAGGTGGAGGAGAACGTCGTCCTGAGGAACAACGTGGTGGTGGAGAAAGGCGCCAAGATACGCTCGGGCAGCTACGTCATGGGCCCGGCCTACATCTCCAAGGACTGCGACATCGGCCCCAACTGCTACATCCGCCCAGGCTGCTGCTTCGGACCGGGGGTGCGCATCGGGGCGGCGGTGGAAGTGAAGAACTCCATCGTCATGGCCAATGCACACATCCCGCATCACAACTATGTGGGCGATAGCATCATCGGGGAGCGCTGCAACCTGGGAGCGGGGACGAAGGTCGCCAACCTCCGCTTCGACGATAGGAACGTGCGCGTCTCCTTCGACGGGCACATCATCGACTCGGGGAGGAAGAAACTGGGCGTGATCATGGGGGACGACGTCAAGACCGGAATCAATAGCATGATCGACGCCGGCACGATCGTCCACGAGAACGCGGTCATAGGACCGGGGGCGATGGCCAGGGGCAACATCGGACCAGGCGCCAGGGTGCTCTGA
- a CDS encoding Mov34/MPN/PAD-1 family protein, whose amino-acid sequence MLANKGVRAIRRDVLRAINEAALRTYPNEFVAALRAEAGVIEEILLLPGTIQGQDSGTLQLHMLPIDYSVVGSVHSHPGNSNRPSDADLHFFEHFGYVHIITCLPFDETSWKAYNLRGERILLNIED is encoded by the coding sequence ATGCTAGCGAACAAGGGCGTGCGGGCCATCAGGCGGGATGTACTGCGAGCCATCAACGAGGCGGCGCTGCGCACCTACCCCAACGAGTTCGTGGCCGCCCTGAGGGCGGAGGCGGGCGTGATTGAGGAGATACTCCTTCTCCCGGGGACGATCCAAGGGCAGGATTCGGGCACGTTGCAGTTGCACATGCTGCCCATCGACTACAGCGTGGTCGGCTCGGTGCATTCCCATCCAGGCAACAGCAATCGTCCATCGGATGCGGACCTGCACTTCTTCGAGCACTTCGGGTACGTGCATATCATCACCTGCTTGCCCTTCGATGAAACGAGCTGGAAAGCCTACAATCTGCGCGGGGAAAGGATATTGTTGAACATCGAGGACTGA